Proteins from a single region of Lysinibacillus sp. JNUCC-52:
- the mbcS gene encoding acyl-CoA synthetase MbcS — translation MKRQDLIAPEWYNIVEEIEKYAQDPSKKALIVYNNHEEIQHITYANLLEKANQAAHVFTSQGLTKGDVLLVMVPRSVEAYIVYIAALKAGLTIIPSSEMLRTKDIEYRITHANAKGIIAYEPYIEQFDEVNNLKGILQYVIGHAHAPWQPLLEKMEEHPTNYTNPTPTKSTDTAFLAYTSGTTGNPKAAVHTHSWGYAHLRTTAPNWLGVQENDIVWATAAPGWQKWIWSPFLATLGSGATAFVYKGKFDASTYLSLLEKFKVNVLCCTPTEYRFMAALNNLQDYNLSEIRQAVSAGEPLNSEVVKVFLETFDIQVRDGYGQTENTLLVGTMVGMEARVGSMGKPTPGNTVEIIDDLGNPVSEGVVGDIAVHRETPALFKKYFQDPERTSLQFRGEWYITGDRAYKDTDGYFWFEGRGDDVIISSGYTIGPFEVEDALMKHPTVKEAAVVASPDEVRGNIVKAFIVLREGETGDNTLIKKLQNHVKLMTAPYKYPRAIEFVDALPKTASGKIRRVELRQQEKAHYTHQ, via the coding sequence ATGAAAAGACAGGATTTAATCGCACCAGAATGGTATAACATTGTTGAGGAGATTGAGAAGTATGCTCAGGACCCTTCTAAAAAAGCATTAATTGTTTATAACAATCATGAAGAAATTCAACATATTACATATGCAAATTTACTTGAAAAAGCAAATCAGGCGGCCCATGTATTTACTTCGCAAGGACTAACAAAAGGTGATGTGCTTTTAGTAATGGTTCCAAGATCTGTTGAGGCATATATCGTATACATAGCAGCATTGAAAGCGGGCTTAACGATTATTCCAAGCTCAGAAATGTTGCGCACAAAGGATATTGAATACCGCATTACACATGCAAATGCCAAAGGAATAATTGCTTACGAGCCATATATTGAGCAATTTGATGAAGTAAATAATCTAAAGGGTATTTTGCAATATGTAATTGGTCATGCGCATGCCCCATGGCAACCGTTGCTTGAAAAAATGGAGGAGCATCCTACAAACTATACGAATCCTACACCAACAAAAAGTACAGACACTGCTTTTTTAGCCTATACAAGTGGAACAACGGGCAATCCTAAAGCAGCTGTTCATACGCATAGCTGGGGTTATGCTCATTTACGGACAACAGCACCAAATTGGTTAGGTGTACAAGAAAATGATATAGTATGGGCTACTGCGGCACCTGGATGGCAAAAATGGATTTGGAGTCCGTTCCTTGCAACTTTAGGCAGTGGTGCAACAGCCTTTGTCTATAAAGGCAAATTCGATGCATCAACTTATTTGTCGTTGCTTGAAAAATTTAAAGTAAATGTATTATGTTGTACACCGACAGAGTATCGATTTATGGCAGCACTCAATAATTTACAGGATTATAATTTAAGCGAAATCCGCCAAGCAGTATCAGCGGGAGAACCATTGAATAGTGAAGTTGTAAAAGTGTTCTTAGAAACATTTGATATCCAGGTTCGAGATGGCTACGGACAAACTGAAAATACATTACTTGTAGGGACAATGGTTGGCATGGAAGCGCGCGTCGGGTCAATGGGGAAACCGACACCAGGAAATACAGTAGAAATAATCGACGACCTTGGAAATCCTGTGTCTGAAGGTGTAGTTGGGGATATTGCCGTGCATCGTGAAACACCTGCACTCTTTAAAAAATATTTCCAAGATCCCGAACGCACGAGCCTACAATTCCGCGGAGAATGGTATATAACTGGAGACCGTGCATATAAAGATACCGATGGCTATTTTTGGTTTGAGGGCCGTGGAGATGATGTCATTATTTCTTCAGGCTATACAATAGGTCCATTTGAAGTAGAAGATGCATTAATGAAACACCCTACAGTAAAGGAAGCTGCTGTAGTTGCTAGCCCTGATGAAGTAAGAGGAAATATTGTGAAGGCATTTATTGTCCTGCGTGAAGGTGAGACAGGGGATAATACGCTTATTAAAAAGTTACAAAACCATGTGAAATTAATGACTGCCCCATATAAATATCCACGAGCGATTGAATTTGTAGATGCTTTACCGAAGACTGCATCGGGTAAAATTCGTCGTGTCGAATTACGCCAACAAGAAAAAGCTCATTATACACATCAATAA